In Gemmatimonadota bacterium, the following are encoded in one genomic region:
- a CDS encoding restriction endonuclease subunit S: MGTVLPHREGRVFLSDLGEFIKGRDITRADLVQSGIPCLRYGDLYTTYGDVTDELTSFVSEDTARRATPLHHGDIIFAASGETAGEIGKAVAWLGNGTAVAGGDTIILRGHGQDPTFLAHALNADDAVRQKSRLGKGHSVVHIHEAELAKVSVFLPPISDQRKIGEILRTWDDAAKKLGVLRTEKERLLRRFYSVVFQPGSPINRFWAEYRIGEFLIPRVEYALPKANLPLYSLTIEDGVTPKTERYNRDFLVKDHNSKTYKIVHPGDIVFNPSNLRWGAIARSDVNHDVLLSPIYEVLEVSSDKINADYLTHALTCPFQIRRFATKVEGTLLERMAVKLNAFLMSKIVVSTDKQEQAGFSNLLNSMQEEIQFLLEQFSTVVLQKRGLLQKLLSGNGRLDSIDTRLPVIR; the protein is encoded by the coding sequence ATGGGTACAGTTCTACCACATAGAGAAGGTAGGGTTTTTCTGTCAGACCTGGGCGAATTCATCAAGGGGCGCGACATAACCAGGGCTGATCTGGTCCAATCCGGAATTCCCTGTCTGAGGTACGGCGATCTCTACACGACCTACGGCGACGTGACCGACGAACTGACCTCGTTCGTATCCGAAGATACGGCACGAAGGGCGACGCCACTGCACCATGGCGACATCATCTTCGCGGCTTCGGGAGAGACGGCCGGGGAAATCGGCAAGGCCGTCGCATGGTTGGGGAATGGTACGGCGGTAGCCGGCGGCGATACGATCATCTTGCGTGGCCACGGACAGGATCCCACCTTCCTGGCCCATGCGCTGAACGCAGATGACGCGGTTAGGCAGAAGTCGAGGTTGGGCAAGGGGCATTCTGTCGTTCACATCCACGAAGCGGAGCTTGCCAAGGTTTCCGTGTTTCTGCCGCCGATTTCTGATCAGCGCAAGATTGGGGAGATCCTACGCACGTGGGATGACGCGGCTAAGAAGTTGGGGGTATTACGGACGGAGAAAGAGCGACTTCTAAGACGTTTTTACTCGGTTGTTTTTCAGCCGGGTTCACCCATCAACAGATTTTGGGCGGAATACCGAATTGGTGAATTCCTAATCCCACGTGTAGAGTATGCTCTACCTAAGGCGAATCTTCCACTCTATTCGTTGACGATTGAAGATGGTGTGACCCCCAAAACCGAACGATACAACAGAGATTTCCTGGTCAAAGATCACAATTCCAAAACTTACAAGATAGTTCATCCAGGCGATATTGTATTCAATCCATCAAACCTACGTTGGGGTGCAATCGCGCGCTCAGATGTTAACCACGACGTACTGTTGTCTCCCATTTACGAAGTACTCGAGGTAAGTTCGGACAAAATAAACGCCGACTACCTCACGCATGCACTAACATGTCCATTTCAAATTCGTCGCTTCGCAACAAAGGTTGAAGGGACTCTATTGGAACGGATGGCTGTCAAACTAAATGCATTTCTGATGAGCAAAATCGTAGTTTCGACAGATAAGCAAGAACAGGCAGGTTTCTCAAATCTGTTAAATTCAATGCAGGAAGAAATCCAGTTCTTATTGGAACAGTTTTCCACTGTCGTACTCCAAAAACGCGGCTTGCTTCAGAAACTGCTTTCCGGAAACGGTCGTTTAGATTCTATCGACACTCGACTACCCGTAATAAGGTGA
- a CDS encoding restriction endonuclease subunit S translates to MRIGDACAILTGYTSRGRLLPAEQGGSLTLQLGDVSPDGHVDPDRLTRVAFDDLPERYLVGRGEVIFRSRGEPNIAVALDDRFVERAVAVLPLFVLRPKPEILLPEFLAWAINQPASQRHFDRVARGTTMRMVPRSGLEILEISAPPIETQRRIVAVDALAERERRLTILAANKRRTITGKILYDQATATDSDALRERKTK, encoded by the coding sequence ATGCGAATCGGAGATGCCTGTGCAATCCTTACAGGCTATACTTCCCGCGGCAGACTTCTACCGGCTGAACAAGGCGGTTCGCTCACGCTCCAACTGGGAGACGTGTCTCCGGACGGTCACGTTGATCCCGACCGCCTGACGCGCGTTGCCTTCGATGATCTGCCTGAACGGTACCTCGTGGGCCGGGGCGAAGTGATCTTCCGTTCGAGGGGCGAACCGAACATCGCCGTCGCCCTGGATGATCGTTTCGTCGAACGGGCCGTGGCCGTCCTGCCCCTTTTCGTGCTACGCCCGAAGCCGGAGATTCTCCTGCCCGAATTCCTCGCATGGGCGATCAACCAACCCGCTTCTCAGCGTCACTTCGACCGGGTAGCCCGTGGCACGACCATGCGCATGGTGCCCCGGTCCGGCCTTGAAATCCTGGAAATAAGTGCCCCGCCAATCGAGACGCAACGCCGGATCGTTGCGGTCGACGCGCTGGCCGAACGCGAACGGCGCCTGACCATCCTCGCCGCGAACAAGCGCAGGACCATCACCGGCAAAATACTCTACGATCAGGCAACGGCAACAGATTCGGACGCGTTACGAGAAAGGAAAACGAAATGA
- a CDS encoding DUF6088 family protein: MPGLPKLIMEHASETSEGTLLCPNALLHLGTRSAVDQALSRLARNGRLMRICQGMYARPVETRFGFRPPAVEKVVMSLSVLTGETIVPCGGAFANALGFTTQVPVRSVYLTSGPDRCLKFGELRVELRHSPSWQLVAPHRKGGDTIRALVWLGPREVEEHVGMIKNKLSAEDRRELLTLRAAMPTWMAEPVSRMITDNAG; encoded by the coding sequence ATGCCTGGTCTTCCGAAACTCATCATGGAACACGCTTCCGAAACTTCCGAGGGGACGCTGTTGTGCCCGAACGCCCTACTTCACCTCGGAACCCGGTCGGCGGTGGACCAGGCGTTGTCGCGCCTGGCTCGAAACGGTCGTCTGATGCGCATCTGCCAGGGTATGTACGCGCGCCCTGTAGAAACTCGCTTCGGCTTCCGGCCGCCGGCAGTTGAAAAAGTGGTTATGTCCCTGTCGGTGCTGACCGGAGAGACGATTGTTCCCTGCGGCGGCGCTTTTGCAAACGCCTTGGGATTTACCACGCAGGTCCCGGTACGGTCGGTCTATCTGACCTCCGGGCCGGACCGGTGTCTGAAGTTCGGCGAACTGCGGGTGGAATTGCGCCACTCGCCGAGTTGGCAACTGGTTGCTCCCCACCGGAAAGGTGGCGACACTATACGCGCCCTGGTCTGGCTGGGTCCACGGGAGGTCGAGGAGCACGTCGGGATGATCAAAAACAAACTCTCCGCGGAGGACCGCCGGGAACTATTGACTTTGCGCGCGGCGATGCCGACCTGGATGGCCGAACCCGTGAGCAGGATGATTACTGACAATGCCGGATGA
- a CDS encoding aminotransferase class V-fold PLP-dependent enzyme has protein sequence MSEASTPAVTGTLPAPDDAFWKAIRRDQFYLDRDVAFLQGGSVGPSPKPVVDRVTEAIRAFDSDPLKHQPQYWPIVEESREKLARFVGTRPERIALVQNTTMALSVFAQGVTWKVGGEILMTDQEYGAVNACFDYVAERHGMTVRRVHLPMEITDRQQIIDVFKSGLNEKTAAMVFGHVYWSTGLVTPVKELTEIGRDHGIWVVVDGAHAVSMVPLCLDEWNPHFYASSLHKWTLSPKGTGMLFVSDDAHDRVEPLILGSSAHPNPNASRFDMMGTRDQTPFIGLGTALDFQQEIGWDHIRTYCRGLVDYMRERLGRIRGVRFLTPRDPEMSGFITTFTIEGADLQKIRQELWDDEKIETVAFHVNDVPVFRISTHFYNSREEIDRMVRAIERRL, from the coding sequence ATGAGCGAAGCTTCGACTCCGGCCGTAACCGGTACGCTGCCCGCCCCGGACGACGCCTTCTGGAAGGCGATCCGGCGCGACCAGTTCTATCTCGACCGCGACGTGGCCTTTCTCCAGGGCGGCTCCGTCGGACCGTCTCCCAAGCCGGTCGTGGACCGGGTGACCGAGGCCATCCGGGCCTTCGACAGCGACCCGCTGAAGCACCAGCCCCAATACTGGCCGATCGTCGAAGAGTCGAGAGAAAAGCTGGCGAGATTCGTGGGCACGCGGCCGGAGCGTATCGCACTGGTCCAGAACACCACCATGGCGCTCAGCGTCTTCGCCCAGGGCGTGACCTGGAAGGTGGGCGGTGAGATCCTCATGACGGACCAGGAGTACGGGGCGGTCAACGCCTGCTTCGACTACGTTGCCGAGCGGCACGGCATGACCGTTCGCAGGGTGCATCTGCCCATGGAGATCACCGATCGGCAACAGATTATCGACGTATTCAAAAGCGGACTGAACGAAAAAACGGCGGCCATGGTCTTCGGACACGTGTACTGGTCTACTGGACTGGTGACGCCGGTGAAGGAACTGACCGAGATCGGACGTGACCACGGTATCTGGGTGGTCGTGGACGGCGCTCACGCCGTGAGCATGGTGCCGCTGTGCCTGGACGAATGGAATCCCCATTTCTACGCGTCCAGCCTCCACAAGTGGACGCTTTCTCCCAAGGGCACGGGCATGCTCTTCGTATCGGACGACGCCCACGACCGGGTCGAGCCGCTGATCCTGGGCTCCAGCGCCCACCCCAACCCGAACGCGAGCCGGTTCGACATGATGGGCACCCGGGACCAGACGCCCTTCATCGGGCTGGGTACGGCCCTCGACTTCCAGCAGGAAATCGGCTGGGACCATATCCGGACTTACTGCCGCGGCCTGGTCGACTACATGCGGGAGCGCCTCGGCCGCATCCGCGGTGTGCGCTTCCTGACGCCGCGGGATCCCGAGATGTCCGGGTTCATCACGACCTTCACCATCGAGGGCGCCGATCTCCAGAAGATCCGCCAGGAACTGTGGGACGACGAGAAGATCGAGACCGTGGCCTTTCACGTCAACGACGTGCCCGTGTTCCGGATTTCCACCCACTTCTACAACAGCCGGGAGGAAATCGACCGCATGGTCCGGGCCATCGAGCGGCGGCTGTAG
- a CDS encoding phytanoyl-CoA dioxygenase family protein yields MRPTPANPGVKQVPLLTSDQIARFKRDGFLVLPAVLDPELCRQAREALWDAVETHNPAMKRGDPTTWAPFNDEVSGQLNAKRPEIGGDPYFFTEGHRFYVRNGAEPFMLDLAPRALWQVAEQLLGQGTVVWPAGADESGMTTGPCFMSDDMVGGLATHGIEETGQWPEKGSFTTEEALRLPRTGPVWSTGQGTRGLYCTLPGSPSPGPDYRGAHSDGACYGRVRFQVTAYVDDLPPDSGGFTVWPGSHRRIWREQWQAFLEGAKHMDEHLAGRKPGYSDAVIQRIKRDTQPVDCHGPAGTAVLWHTKILHIAGQNTSADIIRQATIYGFLKTPESLPDSLMTDHTNLDIWRDWSEEVRGIDERQQ; encoded by the coding sequence ATGCGACCAACACCGGCCAATCCGGGCGTGAAGCAAGTTCCGCTACTCACCTCAGACCAGATCGCCCGCTTCAAGCGCGACGGCTTCCTCGTGCTGCCCGCCGTGCTCGACCCTGAACTATGCCGCCAGGCCAGGGAAGCACTGTGGGACGCAGTGGAGACACACAACCCCGCTATGAAACGCGGCGATCCCACCACCTGGGCGCCTTTCAACGACGAAGTAAGCGGCCAACTTAATGCGAAGCGGCCCGAGATCGGCGGCGACCCCTATTTCTTCACCGAAGGCCACCGCTTCTATGTCCGCAACGGCGCTGAGCCCTTCATGCTCGACCTGGCCCCCCGGGCCCTCTGGCAGGTCGCCGAGCAACTACTTGGCCAGGGTACGGTAGTGTGGCCGGCCGGGGCGGACGAGTCCGGCATGACGACCGGGCCGTGCTTCATGTCCGACGACATGGTGGGCGGGCTGGCCACTCACGGGATCGAAGAGACCGGGCAATGGCCCGAAAAGGGATCCTTCACCACGGAAGAAGCGCTGCGCCTGCCCAGGACGGGTCCGGTGTGGTCTACCGGGCAAGGGACTCGCGGCCTGTACTGCACCCTGCCTGGCAGCCCGTCTCCTGGTCCGGACTACCGCGGCGCCCATTCCGACGGCGCATGCTACGGCCGCGTCCGGTTTCAGGTGACCGCCTATGTCGACGACCTGCCGCCCGATTCCGGCGGATTCACGGTGTGGCCGGGAAGCCACAGACGGATCTGGCGCGAACAGTGGCAGGCCTTTCTCGAAGGCGCAAAGCATATGGACGAACACCTGGCGGGACGCAAGCCCGGCTACAGCGACGCGGTAATCCAGCGCATCAAGCGCGATACACAGCCCGTCGACTGCCACGGCCCCGCCGGCACGGCGGTCCTTTGGCACACCAAGATCCTCCACATCGCCGGGCAGAATACGTCGGCCGACATCATCCGCCAGGCGACCATCTACGGTTTCCTCAAAACGCCCGAATCCCTGCCGGACTCGCTCATGACGGATCACACCAACCTCGACATCTGGCGGGACTGGTCCGAAGAGGTGCGTGGCATTGATGAGCGTCAGCAATAG
- a CDS encoding PLP-dependent aspartate aminotransferase family protein — MTDEQGFITRSIHAGEAENTSATPIYQAATVDGAYLRGSNPTFTAFEEKMCALEGGGRSVATACGMASVTQAVMTLIGAGSRIVSHHTTYVWTKRFMSEELPRLGFDTDIIDMRDPKQIDAALEKPTDVVYFEPLSNPTLDIIDAPAVIRKAHEAGAKVVIDNTFLSPYLFRPIDHGADVVLHSATKYLCGHGDALAGIITTCDPDLGEQILRTRNTYGGILSPLNAFLLLRGIKTLSLRMDRHVTNARAVAEFLESHPGIKRTYYPGLPSTPGHEIARSQWTGYGGMVSFELAEMTAERFFSRVRLCRPWVSLGDMGSLVAGDPAGQRVRMSVGLEDTGDIIRDLEQALE; from the coding sequence ATGACCGACGAACAGGGATTCATCACACGTTCCATCCACGCGGGCGAGGCGGAGAACACGTCGGCGACGCCGATCTATCAGGCGGCGACGGTGGACGGCGCCTACCTGCGGGGAAGCAATCCCACGTTCACCGCGTTCGAGGAGAAGATGTGCGCACTCGAAGGCGGCGGCCGTAGTGTCGCGACCGCCTGCGGCATGGCTTCGGTCACCCAGGCCGTGATGACCCTCATCGGGGCGGGATCCAGGATCGTCAGCCATCATACGACCTATGTCTGGACGAAACGTTTCATGTCAGAAGAACTGCCCAGGCTCGGCTTCGATACGGACATCATCGACATGCGGGACCCGAAGCAGATCGACGCGGCCCTTGAGAAGCCCACCGACGTGGTGTACTTCGAGCCCCTGTCGAATCCCACGCTGGACATCATCGACGCGCCCGCGGTGATCCGCAAGGCCCACGAGGCCGGCGCGAAGGTCGTGATCGACAACACGTTCCTGTCCCCCTATCTCTTCCGCCCGATCGATCACGGCGCGGACGTGGTGCTCCACAGCGCCACCAAGTACCTCTGCGGGCACGGCGACGCCCTGGCCGGCATCATCACGACCTGCGACCCGGACCTGGGCGAGCAGATCCTGCGCACCCGGAACACCTACGGGGGAATCCTCAGCCCATTGAACGCCTTCCTGCTGCTTCGCGGGATCAAGACGCTCTCCCTCCGCATGGATCGTCACGTCACGAACGCCCGCGCCGTGGCGGAGTTCCTCGAGTCTCACCCCGGGATCAAGCGGACCTACTATCCCGGACTTCCCTCCACGCCCGGCCACGAAATCGCCCGGTCGCAGTGGACCGGTTACGGCGGGATGGTGAGTTTCGAGCTCGCCGAAATGACTGCCGAACGGTTCTTCAGCCGCGTGAGGCTGTGCCGGCCCTGGGTCAGCCTGGGCGACATGGGCTCGCTCGTCGCCGGCGACCCCGCGGGGCAGCGCGTGCGGATGTCCGTGGGGCTCGAAGACACCGGCGACATCATCCGGGATCTCGAACAGGCGCTGGAGTAA
- a CDS encoding HipA domain-containing protein — protein MTRRSRKNRYTTTSSKIEVDIRAIPLLLPGGWKLCGLEEFPIVGTVPKNYLAYGDPQSPTTTGYIAKRGRLKDYARECVTEEIISKIGVLLPVKMARSKLVRISKDDVRFLSQNFVVRREFELLHGIELAARYFQANPSEVESAFELQNRARETDFYTIKNILEILSSLYEKDYGNLEEGFFRMVAFDAFIGAPDRHGMNWGVLEPVEGNEGPIRFSPIFDTARGLFREYSDSALIKQAQNQGRMGFLENYANKSRPIFSTGRDNKDDHFSLIGWISSELPDRNRKTICRVFDAVNIQKIERMLQMRFRRIITQDRIGFIRDLLALRIDRLREEVRI, from the coding sequence ATGACACGGCGTTCACGGAAGAATCGATACACAACGACGTCCAGTAAAATCGAGGTGGATATTCGAGCAATTCCCCTTCTCCTTCCCGGGGGATGGAAGCTTTGCGGTTTAGAAGAGTTTCCGATTGTCGGCACGGTCCCGAAGAACTATTTAGCCTACGGTGATCCTCAATCACCAACAACTACTGGTTACATTGCCAAAAGGGGGCGTTTGAAGGACTACGCACGAGAGTGCGTGACAGAGGAAATCATATCAAAAATCGGAGTGCTGTTGCCAGTCAAGATGGCCCGTTCGAAGTTGGTTCGCATTTCGAAAGACGACGTCCGATTCCTTTCCCAGAATTTCGTAGTGCGGCGCGAATTCGAATTACTCCATGGAATTGAACTTGCAGCGCGGTATTTCCAAGCCAATCCATCTGAAGTTGAATCAGCATTCGAGTTGCAGAATCGTGCCAGGGAGACTGATTTTTACACGATCAAAAACATATTGGAAATCCTTTCCTCATTGTATGAAAAAGACTACGGGAATCTGGAAGAAGGATTTTTCAGGATGGTTGCTTTCGATGCGTTTATCGGGGCGCCTGACAGGCACGGAATGAACTGGGGTGTTCTCGAACCTGTTGAAGGGAATGAAGGGCCTATCCGGTTCTCGCCGATTTTCGATACTGCACGGGGGCTTTTTCGCGAATACTCGGACAGTGCGTTGATCAAGCAGGCCCAAAATCAGGGACGAATGGGCTTCCTTGAAAACTATGCCAACAAGTCGCGGCCTATTTTCAGCACAGGACGGGATAATAAAGACGACCACTTTTCCCTGATCGGTTGGATTTCGTCTGAATTGCCGGACCGGAACAGGAAGACGATTTGTCGGGTGTTCGACGCGGTGAATATACAAAAGATAGAACGGATGCTCCAGATGCGGTTTCGTAGAATCATAACCCAGGACCGAATCGGGTTTATCAGGGATCTTCTCGCATTACGAATTGACCGTCTTCGGGAGGAGGTTCGAATATGA
- a CDS encoding creatininase family protein, translating to MSRKRVFIGDLTRKEFREGIEDGTIQAAIVPTAATEQHLEHLEMIHDTASVAYMAENAALKLYPHVVVASPIAIGVSEHWMEHKGTLTVRAEIFTEYVYDVCDALRRGGVTNILILNGHGGNVVPMMNRIDAFRERLGINVRFNSYWDTYPVDVVYRYMEDKRLPGHADEYETSMAMALFPHRVHEADMEMESSAKLGTKEKGEALAPVAVDGVAELLRKMIAGEEIDLEPRTFRSEGATSMLRDHVIEERTDD from the coding sequence ATGTCGAGAAAGCGTGTTTTTATCGGAGACCTGACGCGCAAGGAGTTCAGGGAAGGGATCGAAGACGGCACCATCCAGGCGGCCATCGTACCCACGGCCGCGACGGAGCAGCACCTGGAACATCTGGAGATGATTCACGACACGGCCAGCGTCGCCTACATGGCCGAAAACGCGGCGCTGAAGCTCTATCCTCACGTCGTGGTCGCGTCGCCCATCGCCATCGGAGTATCGGAGCATTGGATGGAGCACAAGGGCACGTTGACCGTTCGCGCGGAGATCTTCACCGAGTACGTCTACGACGTGTGCGACGCCCTCAGGCGGGGCGGCGTGACCAACATCCTCATCCTGAACGGACACGGCGGCAACGTCGTCCCCATGATGAACCGCATCGACGCTTTCCGGGAACGGCTCGGCATCAACGTGCGTTTCAATTCATATTGGGACACCTACCCGGTGGACGTCGTCTACCGGTACATGGAGGATAAGCGGCTGCCCGGGCACGCCGACGAATACGAGACCTCCATGGCCATGGCCCTGTTCCCCCACCGCGTGCACGAAGCGGACATGGAAATGGAGAGTTCCGCGAAACTCGGGACGAAGGAGAAGGGCGAGGCCCTCGCGCCCGTGGCGGTGGACGGCGTGGCCGAGCTGCTCCGGAAAATGATCGCGGGGGAGGAGATCGACCTGGAACCCCGAACGTTCCGGTCGGAGGGCGCCACGTCGATGCTGCGGGATCATGTTATCGAGGAGAGGACGGATGATTAG
- a CDS encoding DUF433 domain-containing protein, with the protein MDRITVQAGIFDGKPIIRNMRIAVEHVLGMLASDDTTETILREYPDLEAEDIQACLLFAKRKTQESA; encoded by the coding sequence TTGGATCGCATTACCGTACAGGCAGGCATCTTTGACGGCAAGCCGATTATTCGCAATATGCGCATCGCAGTGGAACACGTCCTGGGGATGCTCGCGTCAGATGACACGACGGAGACGATACTTCGGGAATATCCGGATCTGGAGGCAGAAGATATCCAGGCGTGTCTGCTCTTTGCCAAGCGCAAGACGCAAGAATCGGCATAA
- a CDS encoding DegT/DnrJ/EryC1/StrS family aminotransferase, whose translation MAESLAIDGGTPVRTEKWPPLVPGGSMYGEEEKQAAIEVIEARSPFRYYGIEPLGKVDRFEAAYARYVGTRFALATHSGSTALSVALASLDVGPGTEVIMPAFMWIADVNAVVHLRAVPVLADIDETLNLDPNDIERHITPRTRAIVAVHMAGTVADVPSIVEIADRHGIPVLEDCSQAAGASIGGRRVGSMGTVGAVSLQYNKNFTTGEGGMVTTDDEAIFRRAICYHDTGFERDIEGVSTGEDSLFETFGMGVRMDELRGALGLVQLDKLPTILDGMRRHQDRLRETLGKTPGIRLRRITDPEGDSGAYFSWIHESAEVAARFTSAIRAEGIPAGEPHGGIHQYRYMSNLLKKVPVTTAGCPWTCPFNAESPMEYRAGMLPRSDDLLDRARILPLPAQLTDEDVDDVIHAFRKVARAVL comes from the coding sequence ATGGCGGAATCCCTGGCAATCGACGGTGGGACGCCGGTTCGCACCGAGAAGTGGCCGCCTCTCGTACCCGGCGGGTCAATGTACGGGGAGGAAGAAAAACAGGCCGCCATCGAAGTCATCGAAGCCCGGTCCCCCTTTCGGTACTACGGGATCGAGCCCCTCGGCAAGGTGGATCGATTCGAGGCCGCCTACGCCCGATACGTCGGCACGCGCTTCGCCCTGGCCACCCACAGCGGCAGCACGGCCCTTTCCGTGGCCCTAGCCTCCCTCGACGTGGGACCCGGTACCGAGGTCATCATGCCGGCGTTCATGTGGATCGCCGACGTGAACGCCGTAGTGCATCTGAGGGCGGTGCCGGTGCTGGCCGACATTGACGAAACCCTCAATCTCGACCCGAATGACATCGAGCGGCATATCACGCCCCGGACCCGGGCCATCGTCGCCGTGCACATGGCGGGAACGGTCGCCGACGTGCCGTCCATCGTGGAAATCGCAGACCGGCACGGGATCCCGGTTCTGGAGGACTGCTCCCAGGCCGCGGGGGCGAGCATCGGCGGCCGCCGCGTCGGATCGATGGGAACGGTGGGCGCCGTCAGCCTGCAGTACAACAAGAACTTCACCACGGGCGAAGGCGGGATGGTCACGACCGACGACGAAGCGATCTTCCGGCGCGCGATATGCTACCACGACACGGGTTTTGAACGAGACATCGAAGGCGTTTCTACCGGGGAGGATTCGCTGTTCGAGACCTTCGGTATGGGAGTCCGCATGGACGAACTGCGAGGTGCGCTGGGTCTGGTCCAGCTGGACAAGCTGCCCACCATCCTGGACGGTATGCGAAGGCACCAGGACCGGCTGCGGGAGACCCTGGGCAAGACGCCCGGCATACGGTTAAGGCGCATCACCGATCCCGAGGGCGACAGTGGTGCTTATTTCTCCTGGATTCATGAATCGGCGGAGGTCGCGGCCCGTTTCACCTCGGCCATACGCGCGGAGGGAATCCCGGCGGGCGAACCCCACGGCGGCATCCACCAGTACCGGTACATGTCCAACCTGCTGAAGAAGGTGCCGGTCACGACGGCGGGATGTCCCTGGACCTGTCCTTTCAACGCCGAGAGTCCCATGGAATACCGCGCCGGCATGCTGCCGCGCAGCGACGACCTGCTGGACCGCGCGCGCATACTGCCCCTGCCTGCCCAGTTGACGGATGAAGACGTGGACGACGTGATCCACGCGTTCCGCAAAGTGGCGCGAGCCGTTTTGTAA
- a CDS encoding type I restriction-modification system subunit M, whose protein sequence is MTNQTTQQQVNQTAWAACDTFRGVVDAGQYKDYILVMLFLKYISDLWDDRVERFQERYGGDEARIRRRLARERFVLPEGASFYDLYERREAANIGELINIALQEIEDANRSKLEGVFRNIDFNSEANLGRVKDRNRRLVNLLRDFANPDLDLRPSKVSGDVIGECYLYLISRFASDAGKKAGEFYTPSAVSRLLAGLAAPKPGDTICDPACGSGSLLIRAANEVGSGNYALYGQEVNGATWALARMNMFLHAKDAARIEWCDTLNSPALVEGDQLMKFDVVVANPPFSLDKWGAENAPNDPFARYWRGVPPRSKADYGFITHMIEIARRGSGRVAVIVPHGVLFRGGAEGRIRQALIEENLLDTVVGLPANLFTTTGIPVAILVFDRSREQGGENEDRRDVLFIDASKDFKPGKTQNVMDDGHIEKVLETCRTRAETEKYAHVASPEEIAENDYNLNIPRYVDTFEPEEEIDVAAVQKEIDQIEAELVQVRKRMKKYLKELGVDV, encoded by the coding sequence ATGACAAACCAGACCACGCAGCAGCAGGTCAACCAGACCGCCTGGGCCGCCTGCGACACCTTCCGGGGCGTCGTCGATGCCGGTCAATACAAGGACTACATCCTCGTGATGCTGTTCCTCAAGTACATCTCGGATCTGTGGGACGACCGCGTGGAGCGCTTCCAGGAGCGTTACGGCGGCGACGAGGCCCGGATCCGCCGCAGACTGGCCCGCGAGCGCTTCGTCCTGCCCGAGGGCGCGAGTTTCTACGATCTGTACGAACGGCGCGAAGCAGCGAATATCGGCGAGTTGATCAACATCGCCCTGCAAGAGATCGAGGACGCGAACCGTTCGAAGCTCGAAGGCGTGTTCCGCAACATCGACTTCAACTCGGAAGCCAACCTCGGCCGGGTAAAGGACCGCAACCGCCGTCTCGTCAACCTGCTCCGGGATTTCGCCAACCCGGACCTCGATCTGCGTCCGTCGAAGGTGTCTGGAGACGTAATAGGGGAGTGTTACCTCTACCTCATCTCGCGTTTCGCGTCGGACGCTGGCAAGAAAGCCGGGGAATTCTACACGCCGTCCGCCGTTTCCCGGTTGCTCGCCGGTCTCGCCGCGCCGAAGCCCGGCGACACGATATGCGACCCGGCCTGCGGTTCCGGTTCGCTGCTGATCCGCGCCGCCAACGAAGTCGGTTCGGGCAACTACGCCCTCTACGGGCAGGAGGTCAACGGCGCGACCTGGGCCCTGGCGCGGATGAACATGTTCCTGCACGCGAAGGACGCCGCGCGCATCGAGTGGTGCGACACGCTCAACAGCCCTGCGCTCGTCGAGGGGGATCAGCTGATGAAGTTCGACGTGGTGGTGGCCAATCCCCCCTTCTCGCTGGACAAGTGGGGCGCGGAGAACGCGCCGAACGATCCCTTCGCCCGGTACTGGCGCGGCGTGCCGCCCAGGTCGAAGGCCGACTACGGCTTCATCACGCACATGATCGAGATCGCCAGGCGGGGCAGCGGCCGCGTCGCGGTGATCGTTCCGCACGGCGTGCTCTTCCGGGGTGGTGCCGAAGGCCGGATCCGCCAGGCGCTGATCGAGGAGAATCTGCTCGACACCGTGGTCGGCCTGCCCGCGAACCTCTTCACCACGACCGGCATTCCCGTGGCCATCCTGGTCTTCGACCGGTCGCGCGAGCAGGGCGGCGAGAACGAAGACCGCAGAGACGTGCTGTTCATCGACGCCAGCAAGGACTTCAAGCCGGGCAAGACGCAGAACGTCATGGACGACGGGCATATCGAAAAGGTCCTGGAGACCTGCCGGACCCGAGCCGAAACCGAGAAGTACGCCCACGTGGCCAGCCCGGAGGAGATCGCCGAAAACGACTACAATCTCAACATCCCCCGCTACGTCGACACCTTCGAACCGGAGGAAGAGATCGACGTCGCCGCGGTCCAGAAGGAGATCGACCAGATCGAAGCCGAACTGGTCCAAGTGCGCAAGCGGATGAAGAAATACCTCAAGGAGCTTGGCGTCGATGTCTGA